The genomic interval tTTATGGGTGGATTGCTGTCTTTATCTCTCCACTTGGAGTCCTGTCTGGCCAGAGTCAACCCCATGGGCACCCTGTGGCCTATCCCCTTCCCATGTCTCTGGCACATCATAGAGAtggccacccccaccccagcatacTTTCAAATTCTGTTATCTCTTACTTGTTCTCCCTACACATGATGCCCCAAGCCCCATcatcctctccatcccctctcccacccagttccctccttccactcacctctgatatctattttatttccacttctaAGAAAGATTCAATTATCCTCCCTTGGACCACCCTTGTTGTTTGGCTTCTTTGGTTCTGTGagttgtagcatggttatcttgtactttatgggtaatatctacttataagtgagtatttaccatacatgtcctttggggactgagttatctcactcaggatgatatcttctacttccatccatttgctagCAAGGTCTGTGATGCTGTTGTTTTAAttgttgagtagtattccattgtgtaaatgaaccacgtttTCTTTATCTAATCTTTGTTTGAGGGAcagctaggttgtttccagttacTGGTCactatgaataaaactgctatgaacatagatgagAAAGTAtccttgtggcatggtggagcatcttttgggtatatgcccacaagtggtatagctgggtcttgaggtagaactatttccatttttctgagaaaccaccaaattaatttccagagtggttgtacagaTTTTCACATTCATCAGCAAAataggagtgttcctcttgctctacatcctcaccagcatgtgctgtcacttgagtgtttggttttagccattctgatgggtgtaaggtagAACGTCAGAGTTGCTTTGATTTATATTTACCTGATAAGTAAGGATgccaaacatttctttaagagtttctcAGTCATTAAAGACTCTTCTGGTGAGAATTCTATTTAACTCTGCACcccactttttaattgggttatttggattattggtgtctaacttcttgaattctttatatattttggatattagccctctgtcagctatagggttggtgaagatatttcCCTAATCTCTAAGCCTTCATTTTGTCCTATGAGGGTGTCCCTTTACTTACAGAAGCTTctgtttcatgaagtcccatttattaattgttgatcttagtgcctgagccattagTGCCCCGTTTAGGAAACTGTCTCTCACactaatgagttccagggcattctccactctctgattcATTAGACTGAGTGTATCTGGTTGTACATTGAGTCATTTAATCCATTTGGACTTGTGTTTTGTGGAGTATGATAAATATGGATAAATAAGGATACAACTGAGtatttgaattttcttatatctgttgagttttgctttgtgactgaatatatggtcagttttggagaatgttccatgaggtgatgagaaggaatattcttttgtgttcttgtaaaatgttatgtaaatatgctaggtccatttgattcataacttgtgttagtttcattatttttctgttcaaTTTCAGTTTTTAATGATGACCTGTTGATTGGTGAGAGTGGAGTATTGAAGTCTCTGAACATTAATATGTAGAGTATGATGGGCTTTTTAAGTTTTACTaatgttttgtatatgtatgtggttgcccttgcatttaggtcatagatgttcagaacacCTCTCTAATATTAgatttaagatcattttcttgtgcttcttcTGTGTTGAAATATCCAGGGCTTTCTGTAGTAAGATAGGTAGGCTCTGGTGGTACCATTCTATACCGGCtctatttgattgtgtttttacattAGCCATATGGTTATTCCTTGTGTTGGCAAGATGTTGCTGGCAAGACTCCTTGGGGATGTAGGCAGAGCCATGGACTTGATAATatagctcagggagtggcacatTGCTCTCCTCTGCTGGCTGTGCCCCAGGTAGACCTGAATGTTCCTGGGGCCCTGCAGGCCTGTTCTGTTGGGCAGAGCCTTGAACCTGATGAGGGAACTCAAGGGAAGAGATTGAAGTTCACTGTTGCTGGCTGTGCCCCAGGGGTGCCTGGAAGGCAGGGGATTGGCATTGAGTGGTCTAACGAGGATATTCCTGGGGCCTAGCACAtctcaggaaggcaggcagattgGTGAGCTGGATGATGGAGCTGAGAGTACAGCATGCCATCTCTCATCTTATACTTTATATCTCATTGTTTAGGGAAGCCCAAGAAAACCACCATGGCAGAACTTTAAAgcaagaactgaaacagagaccacagaggaataTTGTTGAGGAGCATACTTACCATACCCTGCTCAACTAACATTCTTATGTAGTCCATGTCCACCAGCCTATGACTATTACTGCTTAGAGTAGACTGGGCCCTTCTCTAGCAATTATTAGTAAGGATTGTTTCCTACATAGTGGCAAAGGCTAATCTCAGGGAGGCAAcgattgaggttccctccttgcTCACGACTCTAGTCTTTGCTATATTGATAAGAGCACATGTGCATTGTTCTTTTTCCTGCACTAGTAAGTGGTCCATTTGTTGTTATCTCAGTAGTATTCAAAGTAACATGGTTTGCAAggtattttcttgttttccattcttcatgTTTGGAGTTTCCATTAGTCCCGTAGACTGGAAAAATAACAGAAGATAGAGATACTGATAGAAGAGTGCATTGTAGATGGTCTACAGTGCCTACTTTCCAGAGATACATAGGCCTATGTTCATGATAGTCTTATGAAAGAAGTTAATTCAACAAGAACCCTGGGAATGATATGGGGCTTTCATGTCTGTACCAATTCTATTGATTTGTTctgatcatgtaatttttaaatttaaattaataatccatgtctcctctgagagggtgtggTCCTCCTGGGTTCCCCCcatcctggtgcatcaagtctctgccaaattaggccagacaaggcagtcctgttGGGGAATGGATATCACAAACTTGGATGTCATAGAGCAAACTGCATGGAATGAAAGGAATGGGCGTCTCCAGTTCTCTTCTAAACACTTATTGTTGTGCCCATATTAGTGTAGATATTAGTGCTGCTGTAACTGCTACAGCCTGCCTATTTGGTGGACACCTCCTTCCACATGGTGTTCTTTGCTGATGGAGAGAGTTGCAATTGCTCAGGCTGCTAAAATTCAGCGGCTGTTGTTTTGGTGAGAGGGCAGCCTATTACCCAGAAATGGACCATGAATAAATCAGTCCTTGCAAGACTCAGGGATTTTTCAGGCAAGCCAGAGTGGGGTCCTTCCCAGCAAAGGGAACAATCGCTTGAGGGTATGGCTTAGAGAACAAGAGCAAGTCTTTGCTATTATTACTGCAGACAGAAGATTAATATGTAGATTATTtgcaattaaacaaaaaaaaagtcatttgaaAAACCGGCAACCCAGTTTGTAAAGGGCAAATAAAAAGACAATCCTCAAAGTTTTAATACAGAGCATGACTGCATAAAAGCGTGTGGATTCAGGCAGAGTCAGAGCAATGAGCAGTGAAACTTCAGGAGATGCCATCCACGGTCAGAGAAGGATTGGCAAACACCTCTGTGGGAGTGCACAGGAAGGAATTCTGTGCACTGCTGGTGGGGTGGGACATGTTTCTGCCTGTTTGGATGTCCCAATAATGGGACATCCTAAAGCCAAAAACTGGCCTACCACATGGAGCAAACCATTCCCAAAACTGGACATGTTAGAAAGACCCTTGCCATCAGTGTTGATTACAGCAGTGTCACCAAGCTTGGTATCCAACAGCATTGTCATGAGTGAGGAAAATGTGATGGACATAGAGAGGAAAGCGTTTTTaagccataaagaaaatgaagctaTGTTTTTATAGGACCTGCATTCATCCTGGGCCAGGTGAGATGGCTCTACAGAGAACACTTGCCGTTCTTGCAGTCCCCAGGCTGAGTTCCTACCAGTCTCATGGTGCCTTTCAACCTTCCTCAATTCTAGACCCACATGCCTATGTGGCTTATGTGGGCACTGTACACGTGTTGTTCCAGAATGTTTACAGaggagacatacatgcagaagaaATATTAAATGGATGTTTTCTGAAATGGATCCAACCTGAGACAGACATACTAACTTAACTAAGCCCATCTCAAAGTTCGTCATCCTGAGACGTTTCTCTCATATGTGAGCTCTacattgtgtatacatgtgtacatgaagGCCTGTTTTTCATTTCATGCAGCAGGAAGAGCTCTGTCCTATACAAATTATAACTAAGGGCTGGAGTGAGAGGTTTGAAATGGAAAGAACTCTGGGAAGAGCTGGAGTGTGTTAAGTTGGCAGGAAAATCTATAGGAAACATCCCATATTCAGTGACTAGTACAGTGACAATAAAAGCCAAGGAGAATAACTTTATTACCACCAGAGCTATGACGAATtgctttaataataaatatatattaccaGAATTTTATATCATATGGTGTagtaatataacatatattattttgTCAATCAAAATTAACAATATCAAAGTTATGAGAATAACAACAAAGGCCTCGGTATGTACTATGGATTAAAGAACTGACAAATTACTCCAGTTAATTTTACTGGCTTCAAATATTTACAAGTATTATAGAAATTGTCTGTTCatttatataaacacaaacatcTACATATTCAACTACATAGTcacatatttacttatatatCTACACACTTATATGACCTTTGAAGTcctatgtatatatctgtatctgtgtctgtaccTCTCATTGTGTACATAAAAAGCACTATGTTACAAAGATCTGGCCAGCTCTTACATTGCATAGCCACAATGTTGAGAAATTTCCATATCCTTCTCCCTCTGAAGGAAAAGCTGCAGTTTCCCAGAAGAGGTGTTCTTGGCAGCATTCTCACGCCCCTGTTGAGCCTGCCTCTTCATGGcttccctctctggcctctgctcttTTGTGATGGGCTGTGAGATAACTGGTCCCAGAAGGTCGACTTTCCTCCATGGAATTGGTTGGTGGCTGAAGTCTTGCAGATGATGTTGAGTTTGAGGTTTGGGCGGTGATGGCACCTTGTTCCTGGCAGCAGaaacattctctctctggaatgaAGTATGAGATGATGCTCTGTACGGTGTGGGCCTCGAGGTGGCCAACTGGAGTGCAGCACTAGACTGGATGGTGTTATCTACATTATGTTGTGTGGCTCTGGAGGTACCTGGAGGAGCTGGCTTGGCAGAAGCCACCAAAGATGTGCTGACAGGAGCTGGTTGAGTTGGCCTGAGTGTGGTAGGTTGAGCTGAGTGGGAGTGAGGCTGCACAGGGTGAGCTGCAGTAGGCCTCTGTGAAGCCAGGGGAAGAGGCTTTCTAGAAGCAGATCTGGAGCCTTCTAGAGGCTGGTCCAGGATTGGGAAAGGCAGAGGTGCTAACCTGACCTTCCCAGCTGGGGGCAGTTCGTATTTGTATGGAGATGTACACTCCTGGTGAGCACTGGTCTCTGCTCTCTTCGGGCTTCTGTCAGGGCCCTGTCCCTCACGTGGCATATCCAGCAGTGTTGGGGTGGCTGGGCCTGGGCCTACATCTTTGTTGCTGGTAAAGGTTCGCAGACCCCTGAAGGAAGAGATACCAGTTTTCTTCTCACTCTTCCTCCCTAGTGGGTGAAAGACCTGCACAGACTCCAGCATTTGCAAGCGAAGTTTGGTTCGAGGCTTCTTGAAGTTGTTTTGACTGAGCTCAGGTggattcctcttcctcttggtcttgGGGATGGtgggcttctcttctcctctgactCTGTTCCTTGACTGCTTAAGCTCCTTTGTTTTCTTAGAGTTGTTCTCTGGtctttcctgcctctgttttctaaCCCTGCTGTGCCTGCTGGGTGCCTGTTTGGGAGCTTTGCCCTCCAGATGCTTTGAGATGTTGTTAGTAGCCCTGTCATTGTCCTCTGTACTGCCCACAgccccctctccctccacccgGTCCTGGTGCTGGATTTTGGCCTGAGGAGCTCCATCGAGCAAGTCAGAGGCTTTTAGGTCATTCTTCTTCACCTTTTCAGAGGGGCTGCTCGTGACTCTCCAGTTCTGAAGGGGAGGGTCCTGGTCTATGTCCTTGAGGGTTTTGAAGAGTTGAGGGAAGCGTTTATCTGCCTCCAGTGTACTGATGTCTTCAAAGTTGATGCTGGATTCAATATCATTCTCCAGCTCCTCTCGCTCTTCCAGACCCTTGCTGATGCCTCCCAAGCTGGCATTGCCAGAAGCAGACTTCGGTCTTAGTCTTGTATCAGTGCAGTCAGGGTGcactgaaggaaggagagatgggttTTCTTTAGTGCCCTCATAGGCATCCCGAGGCATCGACAGCTCAGCTCTGACCCTATTCATGTTTTCATTCGCTCTTTGTGCCAAGCTTGGAGCTGGAGGCAAGGCCAGAGATTCCGAAGAACTGTGCACGGGGGCTGTTAATAACCTGTCCCCATTGACAggtggtgtcctcttctggaaaACCTTGGTGGAAATATTGCAGAGTTCTGGACTCTGTAGCAGACAGAATGTCTGGTTTGAAGGTAGCAATCCTAGGGATGTCTCCGTGTCCACCACTGGAAAGAGTCAAGGAAGAAGTCAGTGCTGGTGAGAGaggctcctcccacccccacccccctttcacAGCACTCAGGCCCTGCAGGACAGGATGGTAGGCTGTCCCTATGAGCTGCACTTGAACATAAAAGACAGCAACTCTTTTGGCAAACAGGTGGTGACTGTTCTGTTTTTGCTGACCATGCCATATCATGTTTTCTCAAATACTTTTGTGTTCCTTTGGGTTTGTATGGTACTTGGAGGCTTAGAATCTATGGTTaggttacaattttttttttttttgatatatgtTTTTCACTTGTCTTCCCCTTTCCCATGATACAGTGATTCTCATCCTTGGGGCTTTGCTATTAGGCAGGTTGTCTGGGCCATACTTTTCAAGAAATCACCTGACTCTGCCAACTTCTTTCAGTTTAAAGCATTACTCAAGTCCCCAAAAGCCtaggtttttatttatgtgggttTAAATATCCAAACCCAGTTGGGCCCTCCTTCGAGACAAGTATTTGAACAACTGAGGCCTTCCTCCAGCTTTATGTTTCACAGACTTCCTATAAGCAATAtgcaaaatgatataaaaaaatgaaatatttgggCTTGGATATGACtctgaattagaaaaaaagattacACGACCTTATATTGTTGGCAGTGGGTCACCTCTGAAGTactacatcaaaagaaaaaaagaaaaagaaaagtagcttTGGCTACCTTAGCAGTGGTCCATGGTCTGCATCCTATTCTCTCCATAATTTGAAGTGTAAGAAAATGCCAGGACAGGTGCTGG from Arvicanthis niloticus isolate mArvNil1 chromosome 1, mArvNil1.pat.X, whole genome shotgun sequence carries:
- the LOC117698219 gene encoding uncharacterized protein C2orf78 homolog, with translation MSKNFQSSPFWGTESTLQPSLPVRSNSTHSGRVCNISRVSTPAVSLAWLLPPTTSTSLQLITGRAYLNPHAGTTMLVELTGQSQNSTSALFYPGVLKWGLTESKDRGDALQGFNMTTIDQDAALSSLAVTAQCDKILDPNTITPIYPTLLTSFVQVTPPQVTNQGYSLAPSYQDSSQVYYYNHNSLDHLIPRELQPYISVSYPVSEKSVPQPEVVMVEKEIQPRNLQIPISTSDFCSASAQNMPDTSLPVVDTETSLGLLPSNQTFCLLQSPELCNISTKVFQKRTPPVNGDRLLTAPVHSSSESLALPPAPSLAQRANENMNRVRAELSMPRDAYEGTKENPSLLPSVHPDCTDTRLRPKSASGNASLGGISKGLEEREELENDIESSINFEDISTLEADKRFPQLFKTLKDIDQDPPLQNWRVTSSPSEKVKKNDLKASDLLDGAPQAKIQHQDRVEGEGAVGSTEDNDRATNNISKHLEGKAPKQAPSRHSRVRKQRQERPENNSKKTKELKQSRNRVRGEEKPTIPKTKRKRNPPELSQNNFKKPRTKLRLQMLESVQVFHPLGRKSEKKTGISSFRGLRTFTSNKDVGPGPATPTLLDMPREGQGPDRSPKRAETSAHQECTSPYKYELPPAGKVRLAPLPFPILDQPLEGSRSASRKPLPLASQRPTAAHPVQPHSHSAQPTTLRPTQPAPVSTSLVASAKPAPPGTSRATQHNVDNTIQSSAALQLATSRPTPYRASSHTSFQRENVSAARNKVPSPPKPQTQHHLQDFSHQPIPWRKVDLLGPVISQPITKEQRPEREAMKRQAQQGRENAAKNTSSGKLQLFLQREKDMEISQHCGYAM